One window from the genome of Pantoea cypripedii encodes:
- a CDS encoding TRAP transporter substrate-binding protein has translation MTLKKRLLAVSLSSIFALLAFNTEAKVLKVAEVQPAGYPTVVALEHMGDKLKQATNGRLEMKVYAGGVLGDEDQTLQQVQLGAIDMIRVSLAPVTTIAPETSVLTLPFIFRDEDHMHKVLDGSVGEQIVTKFDQDPNTRMVFLGWTDAGTRNMITKQPLTKPEDLQGMKIRVQNSAISLATLKAMGANPVAMGVSEVFSAMQTGVVDGTENNPPTFVAHNYLPVAKYYTLTGHFIQPEMILFSKTSWNRLSAEDQALLKKLGKEAQDEERQLWASYTQQSVEKMKASGVTFQQTDRDYFVKATQPVRDQFGGKYQDLMTQIAEVK, from the coding sequence ATGACGCTGAAAAAACGACTACTCGCAGTTTCGTTGTCCTCCATATTCGCCCTGCTGGCCTTTAACACCGAGGCCAAAGTGCTCAAGGTGGCGGAAGTGCAGCCCGCCGGTTATCCCACGGTGGTGGCGCTGGAGCATATGGGTGACAAACTCAAACAGGCTACCAATGGCCGTCTGGAGATGAAAGTCTATGCCGGTGGCGTGCTGGGCGATGAAGATCAGACCCTGCAACAGGTACAGCTGGGCGCGATCGATATGATCCGCGTGTCGCTGGCACCGGTCACCACCATCGCCCCGGAAACCAGCGTGCTCACCCTGCCGTTTATCTTCCGCGATGAAGATCATATGCACAAAGTGCTGGATGGTAGCGTAGGCGAGCAGATCGTCACTAAATTCGATCAGGACCCCAACACCCGCATGGTGTTCCTCGGCTGGACCGATGCCGGTACGCGCAACATGATCACCAAACAACCGCTGACCAAACCTGAAGATTTGCAGGGCATGAAGATTCGCGTGCAAAACAGCGCCATTTCCCTTGCCACGCTGAAAGCAATGGGTGCCAACCCGGTGGCGATGGGGGTCAGCGAGGTATTTAGTGCCATGCAAACTGGCGTGGTTGACGGCACGGAAAACAATCCGCCGACCTTTGTTGCCCACAACTATTTGCCGGTGGCGAAGTACTACACCCTGACCGGCCACTTTATTCAGCCGGAGATGATCCTGTTTTCCAAAACCTCGTGGAATCGACTCTCCGCAGAGGATCAGGCGCTGCTGAAAAAGCTGGGTAAAGAAGCTCAGGATGAAGAACGTCAGCTGTGGGCCAGCTACACCCAGCAGTCGGTGGAGAAGATGAAAGCCAGCGGCGTCACCTTCCAGCAGACCGATCGTGACTACTTTGTCAAAGCCACCCAGCCGGTGCGCGATCAGTTTGGCGGTAAATATCAGGATCTGATGACGCAGATCGCCGAGGTGAAATAA
- a CDS encoding TRAP transporter small permease, with amino-acid sequence MNAYSRWMDGLYLLCMWVAAAALMIMVTVIPIGIFARYVMNSALSWPEPVAIICMIIFTFIGAPVGLRAGTHICVSMVTDRLSPAGQKWALLLCNLLLIALCLILFRASYSLCAAMWIQPLASLPNVTYGEMYLPIPIGTFFTLLFALERLLNGDQSQRSIVTLGGTH; translated from the coding sequence ATGAACGCATATTCCCGCTGGATGGATGGGTTGTACCTGCTGTGCATGTGGGTTGCCGCGGCGGCGCTGATGATCATGGTCACGGTGATTCCGATTGGCATCTTTGCGCGTTACGTAATGAACAGCGCGCTCTCGTGGCCGGAGCCGGTGGCGATTATCTGCATGATCATCTTTACCTTTATTGGCGCACCGGTAGGGCTACGCGCAGGCACCCATATCTGCGTGTCGATGGTCACCGATCGTCTGTCGCCAGCCGGGCAAAAATGGGCGCTGCTGCTGTGCAATCTGCTGTTGATCGCCCTGTGTCTGATTCTGTTTCGCGCCAGCTACAGCCTGTGCGCAGCGATGTGGATTCAGCCACTGGCCTCGCTGCCCAATGTTACCTATGGCGAGATGTATTTACCGATCCCCATTGGCACCTTTTTTACCCTGCTGTTTGCCCTGGAGCGCCTGCTGAACGGTGACCAGAGCCAGCGCTCAATCGTCACCCTTGGCGGCACACACTAA
- a CDS encoding TRAP transporter large permease, with product MDAFILIGSLILLLLVGFPVAFAVGFSAFIGAWWIDLPLEAVVIQVTNGINKFSLLTIPFFILAGAIMAEGGIARRLVNFAYIFVGFIRGGLSLVNIVASTFFGAISGSSVADTASIGSVMIPQMEEKGYPRDFAAAVTASGSVQAVLTPPSHNSVIYSLATGGVVTISSLFVAGIFPGLLLGACLMVMCLGFARKRGYPKGEAIPFRQALKIFFDAFWGLFTIVIILGGILSGIFTASESAAIACLWAFFVTMFIYRDFKWNQLHILLFRTIKTVTIVMVLIAFAAGFGAVMTFMQLPTAITAAFTSLSDNKYVILMCINVLLLVIGTLMDMAPIILILTPVLLPVATSLGVDPVHFGMIMMTNLGIGLITPPVGTVLFVASAVSKQKIEQVVGAMLPFYCMLFLVLMLITYIPALSLWLPHIMGVM from the coding sequence ATGGACGCATTCATCCTGATTGGCAGTCTGATCCTGTTGCTGTTGGTCGGCTTTCCCGTGGCCTTCGCCGTCGGGTTTAGCGCCTTTATCGGTGCCTGGTGGATCGACCTGCCGCTGGAAGCGGTGGTGATACAGGTCACCAACGGTATCAACAAATTTTCATTACTCACCATCCCGTTTTTTATTCTGGCCGGGGCGATTATGGCTGAGGGCGGCATTGCGCGGCGACTGGTGAACTTTGCCTACATCTTTGTCGGCTTTATTCGTGGCGGGTTATCGCTGGTGAATATTGTCGCCTCCACCTTTTTCGGTGCCATTTCCGGTTCATCGGTGGCGGATACCGCCTCGATTGGTTCGGTGATGATCCCGCAGATGGAGGAGAAAGGTTATCCACGCGATTTTGCTGCCGCCGTGACCGCCAGTGGTTCGGTGCAGGCGGTGCTCACGCCCCCCAGCCATAACTCGGTGATCTACTCGCTGGCAACCGGCGGTGTGGTGACCATCTCATCATTGTTTGTCGCCGGTATTTTCCCCGGCCTGCTGCTGGGCGCATGCCTGATGGTGATGTGTCTCGGCTTCGCACGCAAACGTGGTTATCCCAAAGGGGAAGCTATCCCGTTTCGTCAGGCGCTGAAGATCTTCTTTGATGCCTTCTGGGGGCTGTTTACCATCGTCATCATTCTGGGCGGCATCCTGTCCGGGATTTTTACCGCCTCAGAATCCGCCGCCATTGCCTGCCTGTGGGCGTTCTTCGTCACCATGTTTATCTATCGTGACTTTAAGTGGAACCAGCTACACATTCTGCTGTTTCGCACCATCAAAACCGTCACCATTGTGATGGTGCTGATCGCCTTCGCCGCCGGTTTTGGTGCGGTGATGACCTTTATGCAGCTGCCCACTGCCATTACCGCGGCCTTTACCAGCCTGTCGGATAATAAGTACGTGATACTGATGTGCATCAACGTGCTGCTGCTGGTGATCGGTACGCTGATGGATATGGCCCCGATCATCCTGATTCTGACGCCGGTACTGCTGCCGGTGGCGACTTCGCTGGGCGTCGATCCGGTGCATTTCGGCATGATCATGATGACCAACCTCGGTATCGGTCTGATCACCCCGCCGGTCGGGACGGTGTTGTTTGTCGCCAGTGCGGTCAGTAAACAGAAAATTGAACAGGTGGTGGGCGCGATGCTGCCGTTCTACTGCATGTTGTTCCTGGTACTGATGCTTATCACCTATATCCCGGCGTTGTCACTGTGGCTGCCGCATATTATGGGGGTGATGTAA
- the metC gene encoding cystathionine beta-lyase — MATKKIDTTLVSAGRSKRYTQGSVNSVIQRASSLVFDTVADKKRATAGRAKGELFYGRRGTLTHFSLQDAMTELEGGAGCVLYPCGAAAVANAILSFVEAGDHLLMSGAVYEPTQDFCTKILSKLQVTTTFFDHCIGSEIITLVQPNTRVVFLESPASITMEVQDIPAIVAAVRAKAPDAIIMLDNTWAAGVLFNALEHGVDISIQAGTKYLIGHSDAMIGTAVANARCWDQLRENSYLMGQMVDADTAYMASRGLRTLGTRLRQHEESGLEVAGWLAARPEVARVNHPALAQCKGHQFWQRDFTGSSGLFSFILHEKLSSEQLATYLDGFHHFSMAYSWGGYESLILANQPEELAAIRPAGGVDFTGTLVRVHIGLEHVADLIEDLQAGFDRLKR, encoded by the coding sequence ATGGCAACGAAAAAAATAGACACCACGCTGGTAAGCGCGGGACGCAGCAAACGTTACACTCAGGGTTCAGTGAACAGTGTTATTCAGCGCGCCTCATCGCTGGTTTTCGATACCGTGGCCGATAAAAAACGCGCCACCGCCGGACGAGCGAAAGGCGAGTTGTTTTACGGACGTCGCGGCACGCTGACGCACTTCTCGCTTCAGGACGCGATGACGGAACTGGAAGGCGGTGCCGGTTGCGTGCTTTATCCCTGTGGTGCCGCTGCGGTTGCCAACGCCATCCTGTCTTTCGTCGAAGCGGGTGATCATCTGCTGATGAGCGGTGCGGTTTACGAACCAACCCAGGATTTTTGTACCAAAATCCTCAGCAAACTCCAGGTCACCACCACCTTCTTCGATCACTGCATCGGCAGCGAAATCATCACGCTGGTGCAGCCAAATACCCGCGTGGTGTTTCTTGAGTCGCCCGCGTCGATCACCATGGAAGTGCAGGACATTCCAGCCATTGTCGCTGCGGTACGCGCGAAAGCACCTGACGCCATCATTATGCTTGATAATACCTGGGCGGCGGGGGTGTTGTTTAACGCTCTGGAGCATGGCGTCGATATTTCTATTCAGGCGGGCACCAAATATCTGATTGGCCACAGCGATGCGATGATTGGCACCGCCGTGGCGAACGCACGCTGCTGGGATCAGCTGCGTGAAAATTCCTACCTGATGGGTCAGATGGTAGATGCCGATACCGCTTATATGGCGAGCCGTGGCCTGCGCACGCTGGGCACCCGCCTGCGTCAGCATGAAGAGAGCGGATTAGAGGTGGCGGGATGGCTGGCCGCACGGCCGGAAGTGGCGCGCGTCAATCATCCGGCACTGGCGCAGTGCAAAGGCCATCAATTCTGGCAACGCGATTTTACCGGCAGCAGTGGCCTGTTCTCGTTCATTCTGCACGAGAAACTGAGCAGCGAGCAGCTGGCGACGTACCTCGACGGTTTTCACCACTTCAGCATGGCGTACTCCTGGGGGGGTTATGAGTCGCTGATTCTGGCAAATCAGCCAGAAGAACTGGCGGCGATTCGCCCGGCAGGGGGTGTCGATTTTACCGGGACGCTGGTGCGGGTGCACATTGGTCTGGAACACGTTGCCGACCTGATTGAAGACCTGCAGGCCGGATTTGACCGCCTGAAACGCTAA
- a CDS encoding DedA family protein: MGVLHEIVHALWHQDFAALANPDVVWIVYGVMFVTLFLENGLLPASFLPGDSLLLLAGAMVAKGVMDFVPTMVILTTAASLGCWLSYLQGRWLGNTKMVKSWLMHLPAQYHQRAWQLFNRHGLMALLVGRFLAFVRTLLPTMAGISGLQNGRFQLFNWLSGLLWVCIVVTFGYGISQVPFIKRHEDQVMAILMLLPVVLLFVGLAGSILVIWKKRRPKAS, from the coding sequence ATGGGTGTTTTACATGAGATTGTCCACGCACTCTGGCATCAGGATTTTGCCGCGCTGGCCAATCCGGATGTGGTGTGGATTGTCTATGGCGTGATGTTTGTGACGCTGTTTCTGGAAAACGGTTTGTTACCGGCCTCCTTTCTGCCGGGTGATAGCCTGCTGCTGCTGGCTGGCGCGATGGTTGCCAAAGGGGTGATGGACTTTGTCCCGACCATGGTGATTCTAACCACTGCTGCCAGCCTCGGCTGCTGGCTGAGTTATTTGCAGGGGCGCTGGCTGGGCAACACCAAAATGGTGAAAAGCTGGCTGATGCACCTGCCGGCGCAATATCATCAGCGTGCCTGGCAGCTGTTTAATCGCCACGGGCTGATGGCGCTGCTGGTCGGTCGTTTCCTCGCATTTGTGCGCACGCTGCTGCCAACCATGGCGGGCATTTCTGGTTTGCAGAATGGTCGCTTTCAGCTGTTTAACTGGCTGAGCGGGCTGCTGTGGGTGTGCATCGTGGTGACATTTGGCTACGGCATCAGCCAGGTGCCCTTCATTAAACGCCATGAAGATCAGGTGATGGCGATACTGATGTTGCTGCCTGTCGTGCTGCTGTTTGTCGGCCTGGCAGGCAGTATCCTGGTGATCTGGAAAAAAAGACGCCCTAAGGCGTCATAG
- a CDS encoding AraC family transcriptional regulator — MPHDTLCRQLAQQVIALMKPGSQPFCQLENVRLIYADEPLPRTPMMYQPGIVILFQGRKTGYLGSTVFHYDATKYLMLTVPLPVECETEATPEEPLAGICLTVDNASLQDLLMEIGDDEDFQPQPQTSGIHSAFLSEEMLCAAERLLDVLRKPRDARVLGPQIVREIIYYVLIGPCGGALLSMISRQTQFSQIARALRRIESHFSENLSVETLAAEVNMSVSAFHHNFKAVTQTSPLQYLKRFRLHQARLMMLQDGMRASVAAVRVGYESPSQFSREFKRYFGVTPGEEVSRVRQTIFESPADAVPLL, encoded by the coding sequence ATGCCCCATGACACCCTTTGCCGCCAGCTGGCCCAGCAGGTCATTGCGTTAATGAAGCCTGGCAGCCAACCCTTTTGTCAGCTGGAAAACGTGCGCTTAATCTATGCCGATGAACCGCTGCCGCGCACACCGATGATGTATCAACCCGGCATCGTCATCCTGTTCCAGGGGCGTAAAACCGGTTATCTCGGCAGCACGGTGTTTCATTACGATGCCACCAAGTACCTGATGCTCACCGTGCCGCTGCCGGTGGAGTGTGAAACGGAGGCTACGCCAGAGGAGCCTCTGGCGGGGATTTGCCTGACTGTGGACAATGCCAGCCTGCAGGATCTGCTGATGGAGATTGGTGACGATGAGGATTTCCAGCCGCAGCCGCAAACCTCGGGGATCCATTCTGCCTTTCTCAGTGAAGAGATGTTATGTGCCGCCGAACGTCTGCTGGATGTGCTGCGCAAGCCGCGTGATGCGCGGGTACTGGGGCCGCAAATCGTGCGCGAAATTATCTACTATGTGCTGATCGGGCCGTGCGGTGGGGCGCTGCTGTCGATGATCAGTCGTCAGACGCAGTTCAGCCAGATCGCCCGTGCCCTGCGTCGTATCGAAAGCCATTTCAGTGAAAACCTCAGCGTGGAAACGCTGGCGGCGGAAGTGAATATGAGCGTGTCGGCCTTTCATCACAACTTTAAAGCGGTAACGCAAACCTCGCCGTTACAGTATCTGAAGCGTTTTCGTCTGCATCAGGCGCGTCTGATGATGCTACAGGATGGCATGCGAGCCAGCGTTGCGGCGGTGCGCGTCGGTTATGAAAGCCCCTCACAGTTCTCCCGCGAGTTTAAACGCTATTTTGGCGTGACGCCGGGAGAAGAGGTCAGCCGCGTGCGTCAGACGATATTTGAATCACCCGCTGACGCCGTGCCGCTGCTATGA
- the dkgA gene encoding 2,5-didehydrogluconate reductase DkgA, which produces MADQPLIKLHDGNMMPQLGLGVWQASIEDARKAVLKALEVGYRSIDTAAAYKNEEAIGQALQETDVARDSIFVTTKLWNDDQKNAQQALETSLEKLKLDQVDLYLMHWPCPAKDLYVGAWQQMIELQQQGLTKSIGVCNFNEAHLKRLMDETGVSPVVNQIELHPMLQQRTLHAWNALHQIQTESWSPLAQGGKGVFDQEVIKELAKKYGKTPAQIVIRWHLDSGLVVIPKSVTPSRIEENIKVFDFRLEKTEISDITALDIGNRLGPDPESFN; this is translated from the coding sequence ATGGCAGACCAACCACTAATTAAACTGCACGACGGCAATATGATGCCGCAGCTCGGACTGGGTGTCTGGCAGGCGAGTATTGAAGATGCACGCAAAGCGGTATTAAAAGCGCTGGAGGTCGGCTATCGCTCCATCGATACGGCTGCCGCTTATAAGAATGAGGAAGCGATTGGTCAGGCGCTACAGGAAACCGACGTAGCGCGCGACAGCATTTTTGTCACCACCAAGCTGTGGAATGACGATCAGAAAAATGCCCAGCAGGCGCTGGAAACCAGCCTGGAAAAACTCAAGCTGGATCAGGTCGATCTTTATCTGATGCACTGGCCCTGCCCGGCGAAAGATCTGTATGTCGGTGCCTGGCAGCAGATGATTGAATTGCAGCAACAGGGTCTGACCAAAAGCATTGGCGTGTGTAATTTCAATGAAGCGCACCTGAAACGCCTGATGGATGAAACGGGTGTATCACCGGTGGTGAACCAGATTGAGCTGCATCCGATGCTACAGCAGCGCACCCTCCATGCCTGGAACGCGCTGCACCAGATCCAGACTGAATCCTGGAGTCCGCTGGCCCAGGGCGGTAAAGGAGTATTCGATCAGGAAGTGATCAAAGAACTGGCGAAGAAATACGGCAAAACCCCGGCGCAGATCGTGATTCGCTGGCATCTGGATAGCGGCCTGGTAGTGATTCCGAAATCAGTCACCCCGTCGCGCATTGAAGAAAACATCAAGGTGTTTGATTTCCGGCTGGAAAAAACCGAGATCAGCGATATTACCGCGCTGGATATTGGCAATCGTCTGGGACCAGATCCAGAGAGCTTTAATTAA
- the ftsP gene encoding cell division protein FtsP — translation MSCSRRQFIQLSAGVALATSVTSTARAASAPVGDTPLPVPPLIESRRGQPLFLTLQRSHWSFSGNSNKVPVWGINGLYLGPTVRVYSGDDVKLIYSNRLNEPVAMTVSGLQVPGALMGGAPRLMSAGVDWAPVLPIRQGAATLWYHANTPNRMAPHVYNGLAGMWLIEDDVSKALPLPKHYGVDDFPLVIQDKRLDNFATPVYDPPQDGGFLGDTLLVNGVQNPYVDVSRGWVRLRLLNASNSRRYDLSFSDNRPFTVIASDQGFLPSPVAVQRLSLAPGERREVLVDMSQGDEVSITAGTAAGLMDRLRGLFEPSSILANTLVLSLRPTGLLPLVTDNLPMRLLADQILDGVAVRTREFRIGDSMPGINGAMWNMGRIDTTVQQGTFERWILHADRPQALHIQGVMFLIKSVNGAQPMGEDRGWKDTVWVDGDVELLVSFPQNSSEHFPFVYYSQTLELADRGTAGQLLVNPTT, via the coding sequence ATGTCTTGCAGCAGACGTCAGTTTATTCAGCTTTCTGCCGGTGTCGCACTTGCCACCAGCGTAACCAGCACTGCGCGTGCCGCTTCCGCGCCTGTCGGCGATACGCCGCTTCCCGTTCCGCCGTTGATTGAATCACGTCGCGGCCAGCCGCTATTTCTTACGCTCCAGCGCAGCCACTGGTCATTCAGCGGCAACAGCAACAAAGTGCCGGTGTGGGGCATTAACGGCTTGTATCTCGGCCCGACAGTGCGGGTCTACAGCGGCGACGACGTGAAGCTGATTTACAGCAATCGTCTGAATGAACCCGTCGCCATGACCGTCAGCGGTCTGCAGGTGCCGGGTGCTCTGATGGGTGGCGCACCGCGATTGATGTCGGCAGGCGTTGACTGGGCGCCGGTATTGCCGATTCGTCAGGGGGCGGCAACCTTGTGGTATCACGCCAATACGCCCAATCGTATGGCACCCCATGTCTATAACGGCCTGGCGGGAATGTGGTTGATTGAGGATGACGTCAGCAAAGCGCTACCGCTGCCGAAACATTACGGCGTGGATGATTTCCCGCTGGTGATTCAGGACAAGCGCCTCGATAACTTTGCCACCCCGGTCTACGACCCGCCGCAGGATGGCGGCTTCCTCGGTGATACGTTGCTGGTCAACGGCGTGCAGAACCCGTATGTGGATGTTTCGCGTGGCTGGGTCCGCCTGCGCCTGCTGAACGCCTCTAACTCACGCCGTTACGATCTCTCCTTCTCCGATAATCGGCCCTTTACGGTGATTGCCAGCGATCAGGGCTTCTTACCGTCTCCGGTGGCAGTTCAGCGTTTGTCGCTGGCCCCAGGCGAACGGCGTGAAGTGCTGGTGGATATGTCGCAGGGTGATGAGGTGTCGATCACGGCAGGTACCGCAGCGGGATTGATGGATCGACTACGCGGCCTGTTTGAACCGTCATCGATCCTTGCCAACACGCTGGTGCTGTCGCTGCGTCCGACGGGCCTGCTGCCGCTGGTCACCGACAATCTGCCGATGCGGCTGCTGGCGGATCAGATCCTGGATGGCGTGGCGGTGCGCACTCGCGAATTCCGCATCGGCGACAGTATGCCGGGCATCAATGGTGCAATGTGGAATATGGGACGTATCGACACCACGGTACAGCAGGGCACTTTTGAACGCTGGATCCTGCACGCCGACCGCCCACAGGCGCTGCATATTCAGGGGGTGATGTTCCTGATTAAAAGTGTCAACGGGGCACAGCCGATGGGCGAAGATCGCGGCTGGAAAGACACGGTGTGGGTTGATGGGGATGTCGAATTGCTGGTGAGTTTCCCGCAGAATTCGTCGGAACATTTCCCGTTTGTGTATTACAGCCAGACGCTGGAACTGGCCGATCGCGGTACCGCAGGACAGCTGCTGGTGAATCCCACCACCTGA
- a CDS encoding 1-acylglycerol-3-phosphate O-acyltransferase yields the protein MLLILRAIFVVIYSILVCVFGCIWCLFSPRNPRHVATFGHMFGRLSTVFGVKVELRKPADAESYGNAIYIANHQNNYDMITAANIVQPTTVTVGKKSLLWVPFFGVLYWLAGNLLIDRDNRAKAHGTIGELVDQFKKKRISFWMFPEGTRSRGRGLLPFKTGAFHAAMAAGVPIIPVVVSNTHDKIKLNRLKNGLVIVEMLPPVDTSEFANSSVRKLATHCRELMSAKLEELNAEVAEREKNGKI from the coding sequence ATGTTACTAATTTTACGGGCTATTTTTGTTGTCATTTACTCGATTCTGGTCTGTGTGTTTGGTTGCATCTGGTGCCTGTTTTCACCACGTAATCCACGCCATGTGGCCACGTTTGGCCATATGTTTGGTCGCTTATCGACGGTGTTTGGCGTCAAGGTGGAACTGCGTAAACCGGCGGATGCGGAGAGTTATGGCAATGCCATCTATATCGCTAACCACCAGAACAACTACGATATGATCACCGCCGCCAATATTGTGCAGCCCACCACGGTAACCGTTGGCAAAAAAAGCCTGCTGTGGGTACCGTTTTTTGGTGTGCTGTACTGGCTGGCAGGGAATCTGTTGATTGACCGGGACAACCGTGCCAAAGCGCATGGCACCATTGGTGAGCTGGTCGATCAGTTTAAAAAGAAGCGTATCTCGTTCTGGATGTTTCCGGAAGGAACGCGCAGTCGTGGACGTGGCCTGCTGCCGTTTAAAACCGGTGCCTTCCATGCCGCAATGGCCGCAGGTGTGCCGATTATCCCGGTGGTGGTGTCCAACACCCATGACAAAATCAAACTCAACCGTCTCAAAAACGGTCTGGTGATTGTCGAGATGCTGCCGCCAGTGGATACCAGCGAGTTCGCCAACAGTTCGGTGCGTAAGCTGGCGACCCATTGCCGTGAATTAATGTCGGCTAAGCTGGAAGAATTAAACGCTGAAGTCGCCGAGCGCGAAAAAAACGGTAAAATCTGA